In one Nicotiana sylvestris chromosome 8, ASM39365v2, whole genome shotgun sequence genomic region, the following are encoded:
- the LOC138875282 gene encoding uncharacterized protein translates to MARLEEDLQHLQEQNHAATQVLEARSRQIGRLLQEKGIIRERVRRIADYITMKCSACEDMTRSMFFSTVMIFTRQIMEELFGSKMTWQEADYFQNMMSTMGKPFAEAIKIGEMVENGSNSKPIRYQSYFPSHSGRFLKLGKTQHLPLTELVPDAPITQGAEGHDTDDYWTLKRAVENLIEQRKIVLRDEDVPNVTNNPLPAHNNGPVIGMICKDKEFNPALNAIIAIADPEKKPKASPKQDKGEEKNKITPPKLEKKVEAGIGATPSKDVVLYVPRGRKEKQMTLSPPRRFELNKATQMYVPKGACVMRGPINPPRLSEPVVIGRTPQKPMTDPTVVPWNYNKMVVTYKGKEISGEVQENNPVEKYSNLEEVNNATRKRFLSKKPVSAEEAETFFQKMKMADYEVIDQLRKFLEQVSLLALLMNSPKNQKVLIKTLNEAYVPIETSIEQLERMAERYSSINQISFSKNDLPPEGAAHNKALHLTVKCEGYYVKKVMLDGGSRVDICPLLTLLRMEIGTERIRPNNVCVWAFNGIKRDTIGEIDLILTIGPVDFEVTFQVLDMDTSYNFLLGRPWIHAAGVVPSTLHQMVKFEHEDQEIVVHGEDEQSIYRDPSVPCLEAREGNEYIVYQAFEIVVADQYEEETLALNPFFLMHQSWWPKK, encoded by the exons atggcacggTTAGAAGAGGACTTACAGCACTTGCAAGAGCAAAATCACGCTGCCACCCAAGTCTTAGAGGCTAGATCCCGTCAGATTGgccgtttgttgcaagagaagggcatcATAAGAGAGAGGGTTCGAAGGATTGCTGACTACATCACCATGAAATGCAGTGCGTGTGAGGACATGACAAGATCCATGTTTTTTTCCACTGTAATGATCTTCACCCGTCAGATAATGGAAGAACTCTTCGGCTCCAAGATGACATGGCAA GAAGCcgactacttccaaaatatgatgtctaCTATGGGTAAACCATTTGCCGAAGCaatcaagattggcgaaatggttgaaaacgggtcgaattctaagccaatccgcTATCAGAGCTActtcccaagccattcagg CCGGTTCCTCAAActaggcaaaacccaacatcttCCGCTTACAGAGCTAGTGCCCGATGCGCCTATCACTCAGGGGGCAGAAGGGCACGACACTGATGATTACTGGACTCTGAAGAGAGCAGTGGAGAATttgatagaacaaaggaagatagtgctaagggatgagGATGTCCCCAATGTGACTAATAACCCACTAccagcccacaacaacgggccggtaaTCGGGATGATTTGTAAGGATAAAGAATTTAACCCAGCATTGAATGCCATCATTGCCATTGCTGAcccagaaaagaaaccaaaagcttCCCCAAAGCAAGACAAAGGGGAGGAAAAGAACAAAATCACCCCTCCAAAATTAGAAAAGAAAGTCGAAGCGGGAATTGGGGCAACACCTTccaaagatgttgttctctatgTCCCTCGGGGTCGCAAAGAAAAACAGATGACTTTGAGTCCTCCTAGAAGATTCGAGCTAAACAAGGCAAcccaaatgtatgtgcccaagggaGCTTGTGTGATGCGGGGGCCAATTAATCCTCCAAGGCtgagtgagcccgtggttattggccgcACACCGCAAAAGCCCATGACGGATCCTACCGTTGTGCCCTGGAATTACAACAAAATGGTGGTGACCTATAAGGGCAAAGAAATCTCAGGAGAAGTCCAAGAAAATAACCCCGTTGAAAAGTATTCTAACttggaagaggtgaacaatgcCACTCGAAAACGCTTCCTAtctaagaagcccgtgagtgccgaagaagcggagactttctttcaaaagatgaaaatggcagATTATGAGGTGATTGACCAGCTTCGAAAATTTCTTGAACAAGTCTCCTTGTTGGCTTTGCTGATGAACTCCCCCAAAAATCagaaggtattgatcaagacccttaacgaagcatatgttCCTATTGAAACTTCTATAGAACAGTTGGAAAGGATGGCAGAAAGGTATTCCTCAATTAACcagatttccttcagcaaaaatgacttgccTCCAGAAGGGGCCGcgcataacaaagccctgcacCTTACAGTCaaatgtgaagggtactatgtgaaaaaggttatgttggacggaggctctAGGGTAGACATCTGCCCACTCTTGACTCTACTGCGCatggaaattgggactgaaaGAATTCGACCCAATAATGTCTGTGTATGGGCTTTCAATGGTATAAAAAGGGACACGATTGGAGAGATTGATCTGATTCTGACCATcggcccagtagactttgaagtaaccttccaggtgttggacatggacacatcctacaattttcttttggggaggccatggattcatgcagcaggGGTTGTACCCTCTACCCTCCATCAGATGGTAAAATTTGAGCATGAAGATCAAGAGATTGTGGTCCACGGGGAAgacgagcaatcaatttatcgcgacccatcagtcccatgtcttgaagcaagagaggggAATGAGTACATAGTTTATCAAGCCTTTGAAATTGTGGTCGCAGACCAGTACGAAGAGGAAACCCTTGCCctcaaccctttctttctaatgcatcaatcatggtggccaaagaaatga